A window of bacterium genomic DNA:
AGTATATGTAAAGATTATCTTTCAACTTAAGGTATTTTACACCTCTGTCTTCAGGATTCGTGAATTCCAGGTAAAAGTTTTCACTCTTGCTGTATCCTTTAAAAGATTTAGTAAGGATTCTTTTTCCTTTTTTAATCTCAATCTCGGCAGTGAAGCGGGAGGTATTGTATTTCAAGTTTCTCCTCAACTTGTTTAAAACTTCCTCTGAAGAAAATTGTTGAAACAGAACCAATATTATAAAAATTGCTTTCATGGTTCCCCCTATATGTTTCTCAAAGTTTCTTGAGGCGTTAGTCTCTTTGCCTTCAAGGCAGGAAAGATTGAAGCCAAAAAGGACATCGAGGTGACAATTAGAAAGGCAAGAACAAGAATCCATGGATTCGCTGAAGGCCTAATTATGTAAGGGAATGGAAATTCTATTCCTTTTATCAAAGATTCAAAGTTTATTCCCTTGGTATGCAAAATTGTGTTGGTAAGAAAACCTATTAATCCACCCGCAAGGCCCCCCGTAGAACCAATAAGGGTTCCTTCTAATCCGAATAGTTTAAAGATTTCGTTATCAGTCATTCCAAGGGCTTTTAGCGTACCGATTTCTCGCATTCTTTCGAAAACAGCAACGGTCATAGTATTAATGATGGCAAAGGCAGCAAGTAATGTGATGAGAATATAAATGTTGAGATAAAAAACGTCTGCGAATTTATAAAAAAAGGCAAATCCCCCGAGTGCGAAGGTGTAGGGATTAGCGGTAAGTCCCTCGGGTAAATGAAGGGAATTTATGAACTTATTTATATCTTTCTCCTTTTTAAGGAATACAAGTATTTCATGGGTTCCATCACCCATTTTTAGAAGTTTTTTAGCATGTTCAAAGGATAAGACTATAAGTGAACGATCCAGAGTGGCATAACCTATCCTGGCAATTCCCGAGACGGGTAATTTTGTAGCAGATAAGCCGCCTGATACACTGTGTGTCAGAATTGTAAGAGTATCACCGGGTTTTAACTTCAAGGTGCGCGCTAAGTCTGAAGCTATAACACAACCTTTCTCTAAATCACTAGTCCCCTCTACTATTTTTTTCTTCAATTCAAAGGTTTTTGATTCCTTTTCTGGATCTATAGCGAAAAGGTAGCTGGGCTTGTTGGTTCCGTCCTTAGTAAAGACCATTCCCCCGGCTTTGATCCGCAAGGTGTAAAAGTTCACATATTTTGAATTTTCAAGAAGACTTATGACCTCGTCAAGTTCCTCTATGTACTCTTCCTGTGGCAGGAATATCCGCCTTTCAAAGTAGTCTTTTGTTGTGATGAGAACATGTCCTGTGTCCAGTTTGATGATTAACTCTCTTGAGGCGTTGAGTGCCCCCTTAAGATACCCATGTAATGCGACTATTACAAATCCCGAAACAAAAAGGGATAGGGCGGTCAAAAACGACCTGCGCTTATTCCTCATCAAATTTCTAAATGCAAGCTTTTTTATATCCATCTTAAACACTCCGCAGGTAATAAACCCTTTGCCTTTTTTGCCGGCAAGTAACTGGCGATTAATGTAGAAATTGGCCCGAGAATCAGTGAAATCCAGATACTCTTAAAATTCCACGTATTTTTTATTACCCCCGAAACTCGGTAACCGAAGTTCATGTCCTTCGGAAGCAATGGAGACCAATCAATTCCGTATTTAACCAGAAGGTAATTTATTATCACACCTAAAAGAACGCCAAAAATGGACCCTACAACTCCAATAAGTACGCCTTCGGTTACGAAAAGTTTCATAACCTCACTATCTTTCATACCAATTGCCTTTAGGGTACCAATTTCTCTCATTCTTTCAAAAACTGCTATCATCAGGGTGTTGGTTGTACCTATAATTCCAATAAGAATTATGAAGAAAAGCAAGATGTTCTGTGAAAATTTTTTCGCTTCACTTATGGAGAGAAAATCTTTCCCTTCCTCCTGCCAGGTTTTTACTGAATATTTTGGAAGGATTTTTTCAATCTCGATCTTATATTTAAAGGAGTTTTCAAAATTGTCTGTTTTGACAAATATTTCTGAAATTTCACCTTCAAATTCCCCAATTTCGTTTAGGGAGTTTATGTGTGTAAAGACTTGAAGGTTGTTGATGATAAAGCTTGGTGCATCAATAATACCTTCCACAGTAAACTCCTTGGAAACAATAGCGCCTCTTTTCCCCTTGAAAGTTAAGTATAGAACATCACCTTCCTTTACTTTAAATCTATCAGCGATTACACTTCCGATCCAAAGCCCTGACTGTGAGATCAGGCCATTAGTGTACTTATGTAGTTCAAAAACTGCAGTATCCTTATCTGGATCGATTCCCACAATTATAACAGGATATTCATCTATTCCATTGTCCAGAAACCCTGCTATTTTAAGTCTTGGACATATTCCTTTGACGAAAGGCAATGACTTTAGTGTCTTTTCCACATTAATATAGGTATGCATTCTCCCTTCAAAGGTTTCTGGGTTATATTCCTCCGATGTTATTTTCAGATGTCCCGTTTCCAGGTTTATGAAGTTTTTTGTTGATTCAATCTCAAATCCATCAAGCATGCCCTGGATAACAATATAATACATTATCGCAACGCTTAAGATGGAAAAAGTTAGCAGGGTTCTCCTTTTGTGCCTGAATAAATTTCTGAAAGCCGTTTTTAACATATTATACCTCGATTTTTCCGTCCCTTAGTTTTATTATTCTTTTAGCATACTGCATTATTAATGGATCGTGAGTGGAGAAAATAAATGTAACACCCTGCTTTTCATTAAGTTCTTTCATTAGATTTACGATATTCTTTCCTGTTTCCGAATCCAGGTTGGCTGTAGGCTCATCGGCGAGGACAAATTCGGGATCTTTAACCAGCGCTCTTGCTATGGAAACCCTTTGTTGCTCTCCACCAGAAAGTTCGAGGGGTTTAATGTCCTTTTTGTCCTTGAGTCCAACTAATTCCAGAATCTCAAGAATTTTGCGCTCCTTCCCCTTTTTTGAAAGCCTTGGGTATTTTAGATTTAAGGCAATTTCCACGTTTTCATAAACGTTCAGGACGGGTATAAGATTAAAACTTTGAAAAATGAAGCCAAAATAGTGCCTTCTTAACTGGGCAAGTTCATCGGAGCTTTTCTCATTTAGAACGGTATTTTCAATAAAAACTTTTCCCTTTGTAGGTTTGTCTATGCATCCTATAAGGTTAAGAAGAGTTGTTTTACCGGAACCTGATGGCCCAACCAGGGCAATAAATTCTCCTTTTTCTACCTCGAGGTCAATGCCCTTCAGGGCATGGACTTGTACTTTTCCTGTATTGTATATCTTTTCGACTTTTTCAAGTTTTAAGAGAGGCATCTTACCTCCTTCTCAAAAATAAAGGTAAAGCAGGTTTGCGGTATTTTCAAATTCAAGTTGAATGCAAAATTTATCAAGTAGTATAATAAATAAACTGACTCTTGCAAGTTAAAAGAGGCTTAATATGGTAAGGAAAATCTTGGAAATAGGGGCTGGTGTATTATTGGCTTTGATGACTCTAACGGTCTCTGTTTCTACAGTTAGCAATACTGGATGTACAGTAAAAACAGATACCCTTTTTGTTCACGATACAACTTATTTGAGTGCTGTTTTCGTTGCTTTTATAGACGAAAATGACCAAGAGGCTTTTCTATTTTCTGATCCTGTTGCAGATTTAGCTTCTTCGCACGTAGTAATAGAATGGGATACAAATACATACATATTCTCCGAGAAAGGCATTGGGCGGGGATACATATTCTTTGGAGATACCCTTTCCCTATTAGTTGGTGCTCCTTATACGCTTAGGTTGACCACCAATTTGGGAGAATGTCAGGGAACTTTTACTATACCTGATACTGCCAACATTACTCAGCCTACAAGTGATGATACGATGAGTTTAGGTTCAAATATATTGGTTTCATGGAATAAAATTAGCAATGCATCTTTTTACGAATTGCATTACTCTTTTTCCGCATATGATAGTGGTGGGTATTGGATTGATTACGGGTACGCCGATACTATTTTGATGGATACGATTTTCACGATTCCGGCAAGTTTTTTCAATGTTCCCGATGCGGCATTTTACCAAGCTTCAATATATGTGTACCCTTACCAAGGCCCTGCTTTAGAAGCGGGGGCTACTTCAAATACGCAGGGATCGATTAAGGGCTTTCTATACGCTGGAGGTGAGGGAGACTATGTGTATATTTACGTGGGAACTCCTACGAGAAAGTCAGGATATTTTAAGATACCTGAACCAACCAAAGAAGCTATACGTGGTGCCATCTTAAAGAAACTTGGATTAAGATGAAAAAGAAGTTTGGCATTGAATTGGGGATCTGCCTTTCTTCTGTGCGTAGCATTTTGGATATAAGAAAGTCCAGAAGTAAGTGTAGGAATAGTCCTGCATTTGTACTTTATTTGAATATGCATAGTGTCATGAAGCATAGTGCAATAAAGTGTTGTTAGGGATAATAGCAGAATTTTCAAATCTTTAAACTAATATTGTTTGAAGGGGGGAGTATATGATGGTAAAAAGGGTGTGGAGTATGTTATCAACGTTGATGTTCGTTGTTCTTGTAGTTACGGTGTCCGTTTCCACAATTTGCAGTACGGGCTGCTCGACAGAGACAGGCAGTACTCATGACGCCAACGATGCCTTTTTTGTGGCTTTTGTAAGTGAAGATCACCAGGAGGCTTATTTGCTGTCAGACCCTATTCCTGATATAGCTTTTTCGGAGGTGAAAGTGGAACATGATACCACGGTATATACGATTTCCCGCAAAGAATTGGGTTTAGGTGGTATTTATTTCAGTGATACATTATCACTTTCCATTGGGTTGCAATATACAAT
This region includes:
- a CDS encoding ABC transporter ATP-binding protein, yielding MPLLKLEKVEKIYNTGKVQVHALKGIDLEVEKGEFIALVGPSGSGKTTLLNLIGCIDKPTKGKVFIENTVLNEKSSDELAQLRRHYFGFIFQSFNLIPVLNVYENVEIALNLKYPRLSKKGKERKILEILELVGLKDKKDIKPLELSGGEQQRVSIARALVKDPEFVLADEPTANLDSETGKNIVNLMKELNEKQGVTFIFSTHDPLIMQYAKRIIKLRDGKIEV
- a CDS encoding FtsX-like permease family protein, with product MLKTAFRNLFRHKRRTLLTFSILSVAIMYYIVIQGMLDGFEIESTKNFINLETGHLKITSEEYNPETFEGRMHTYINVEKTLKSLPFVKGICPRLKIAGFLDNGIDEYPVIIVGIDPDKDTAVFELHKYTNGLISQSGLWIGSVIADRFKVKEGDVLYLTFKGKRGAIVSKEFTVEGIIDAPSFIINNLQVFTHINSLNEIGEFEGEISEIFVKTDNFENSFKYKIEIEKILPKYSVKTWQEEGKDFLSISEAKKFSQNILLFFIILIGIIGTTNTLMIAVFERMREIGTLKAIGMKDSEVMKLFVTEGVLIGVVGSIFGVLLGVIINYLLVKYGIDWSPLLPKDMNFGYRVSGVIKNTWNFKSIWISLILGPISTLIASYLPAKKAKGLLPAECLRWI
- a CDS encoding FtsX-like permease family protein, translating into MDIKKLAFRNLMRNKRRSFLTALSLFVSGFVIVALHGYLKGALNASRELIIKLDTGHVLITTKDYFERRIFLPQEEYIEELDEVISLLENSKYVNFYTLRIKAGGMVFTKDGTNKPSYLFAIDPEKESKTFELKKKIVEGTSDLEKGCVIASDLARTLKLKPGDTLTILTHSVSGGLSATKLPVSGIARIGYATLDRSLIVLSFEHAKKLLKMGDGTHEILVFLKKEKDINKFINSLHLPEGLTANPYTFALGGFAFFYKFADVFYLNIYILITLLAAFAIINTMTVAVFERMREIGTLKALGMTDNEIFKLFGLEGTLIGSTGGLAGGLIGFLTNTILHTKGINFESLIKGIEFPFPYIIRPSANPWILVLAFLIVTSMSFLASIFPALKAKRLTPQETLRNI